A stretch of the Parachlamydia acanthamoebae genome encodes the following:
- a CDS encoding ABC transporter ATP-binding protein, translating to MNQPLLSSVVLRATKLVKSFYTPVKVPILRGVDFQVMQGESVAIMGRSGEGKSTLLQILGTLEKPCSGSIEILDQEVTSANQTFMRNRHLAFIFQSFHLLEDYSVLDNVLMPARIGRQSVKKGSVAYQHACDLLDYVGLSHRLHFDTKRLSGGEKQRVAIARALCNNPDIILADEPSGNLDKQTSVVIHDLLLEFAKERGKALIVVTHDHSLANLCDKQYMLQNGYLVAIPSMTL from the coding sequence ATGAATCAACCTCTTTTATCGAGTGTCGTATTACGAGCGACAAAATTAGTGAAGTCTTTTTATACACCTGTTAAAGTCCCGATTTTGCGGGGTGTTGACTTCCAAGTTATGCAAGGGGAATCCGTTGCCATCATGGGCCGCTCTGGAGAAGGCAAAAGCACTCTTCTCCAAATATTAGGCACACTTGAAAAGCCTTGTTCGGGTTCCATTGAAATTTTAGATCAGGAAGTGACGTCTGCCAATCAAACGTTTATGCGAAATCGGCATCTCGCTTTCATTTTTCAATCTTTTCATCTTTTAGAAGATTACTCTGTTCTCGATAATGTTTTAATGCCTGCCCGAATTGGAAGGCAATCTGTTAAAAAAGGAAGTGTGGCATACCAACATGCTTGTGATCTTTTAGATTATGTTGGGCTTTCGCATCGTTTGCATTTTGATACAAAACGATTATCCGGTGGGGAAAAGCAGCGCGTTGCGATTGCGCGAGCACTCTGTAATAATCCCGATATCATCTTAGCAGATGAGCCTTCGGGTAATCTGGATAAGCAAACGTCAGTCGTTATCCATGATCTGCTTTTAGAGTTCGCAAAAGAGAGAGGTAAGGCTCTTATTGTTGTCACACATGATCATTCTTTGGCTAATTTATGCGACAAGCAATATATGTTGCAAAATGGCTATCTTGTAGCAATTCCATCCATGACACTTTAA
- a CDS encoding ABC transporter permease, whose translation MFELSVALKYLLPRWRQLSVSIISLISILVISLVVWLIVVFLSVTHGLEKIWTQKLVALTAPIRITPTENYYRSYYYQIDGISAESDFTSKTIGEKRLAAVSDPYNPDEDEEIPALWLAADRLEDGTLKDPVKKAFAILEEMKDVPGLRVKDYEMTAGSLHLRLIRNPSQVPSYTTRAAETDHIQSFMSQSTWLGSFDAEQVNLLQALLPVDSKDLTNVLAASDFALDNSQEEHAEDILMADAKTIHKRIQAFFESVNIRQLKTRAGGWVIPTSLFPAKAEFAVFVEKNQEKPKFVWIVSEPKREISSLASRPGKVVPATLRVESNQGRVRFFLKFPEDQSETLLSAKVPVLLEENIAFPAKLVTASLENAHKVSDVRFQIEFKLQNVPWKGEVPFQNLAINEADFSTVYTQLPKDLPLWLFAVTEDKKQKLVLPIDEKRGQGILLPKTFKEAGVLIGDTGYLAYLSPTVSSVQEQRAPVFVAGFYDPGIIPIGGKFVLINQEMTSLIRSSQNQTEVLSSNGLNVNFDRLQEAPKVKESIEKAFSQAGISPYWKVETFREYEFTRDLIQQLGTERTLWSLIATVIIIVACSNIISMLIILVNDKKMEIGILRSMGASSLSIAMIFGFCGVVMGLAGSLIGVTIAWITLSNIQVLVDLISQVQGYQAFNPAFFGRSLPNEMSLEALFFVFVTTIVISLLAGIVPAVKASMLRPSAILRSE comes from the coding sequence ATGTTTGAACTTTCTGTTGCTTTAAAATATCTTTTACCAAGATGGCGACAGCTATCGGTTTCAATTATTAGTCTAATCTCAATTCTTGTGATTTCCCTTGTCGTTTGGCTGATCGTCGTTTTTTTATCCGTTACGCATGGCTTAGAGAAAATTTGGACGCAAAAGCTTGTGGCTTTAACGGCACCGATTCGAATCACGCCGACAGAAAATTATTATCGTTCCTACTATTACCAAATTGATGGTATTAGCGCAGAATCTGATTTCACATCTAAAACCATTGGAGAAAAAAGGCTAGCGGCTGTGTCTGATCCTTATAATCCAGATGAGGATGAGGAAATTCCTGCACTATGGTTAGCGGCGGATCGATTAGAAGATGGAACGCTAAAAGATCCTGTCAAAAAAGCTTTTGCTATCTTGGAAGAAATGAAAGATGTTCCTGGTTTGCGTGTCAAAGATTATGAAATGACAGCGGGCAGTTTACACCTACGTTTGATTCGAAATCCATCTCAAGTACCTTCTTACACGACTCGTGCTGCTGAAACGGATCACATTCAATCTTTCATGTCTCAGTCTACCTGGCTGGGCTCTTTTGATGCCGAGCAAGTGAATTTGTTACAAGCGCTCTTGCCCGTTGATTCTAAAGACCTCACCAATGTTTTAGCGGCAAGTGATTTTGCTTTGGATAACTCCCAAGAAGAGCATGCAGAAGATATTTTAATGGCAGATGCAAAAACGATTCATAAGCGAATCCAAGCATTTTTTGAATCTGTTAACATTCGTCAATTGAAAACACGGGCAGGAGGATGGGTCATCCCTACATCGTTATTTCCTGCAAAGGCTGAATTTGCAGTATTTGTCGAAAAAAATCAGGAAAAACCCAAATTTGTTTGGATCGTTTCCGAGCCAAAACGTGAGATCTCCTCTCTTGCGAGTAGACCGGGAAAGGTTGTTCCTGCTACATTGCGCGTAGAAAGCAATCAAGGGCGAGTTCGTTTCTTTTTAAAGTTTCCTGAGGATCAGTCTGAGACTCTTCTATCAGCCAAAGTTCCTGTTTTGTTAGAAGAAAATATCGCTTTTCCAGCAAAACTTGTGACAGCATCGCTTGAAAATGCTCACAAAGTTTCCGATGTCCGTTTTCAGATCGAATTTAAGCTTCAGAATGTGCCTTGGAAAGGGGAAGTGCCCTTCCAAAATCTAGCGATTAACGAAGCTGACTTCTCAACGGTTTATACCCAGTTACCAAAAGATCTTCCTTTATGGCTTTTTGCGGTGACAGAAGACAAAAAACAAAAACTCGTACTCCCTATTGATGAAAAGCGGGGCCAAGGCATTTTATTGCCCAAAACTTTCAAAGAAGCGGGTGTCTTAATTGGCGATACAGGGTATTTGGCCTATTTATCACCCACTGTGAGCTCTGTACAAGAGCAAAGAGCTCCCGTTTTTGTGGCGGGCTTTTATGATCCAGGCATTATCCCAATTGGGGGAAAATTTGTTTTAATCAATCAAGAAATGACAAGCCTCATTCGCAGTTCACAAAATCAAACAGAAGTGTTATCAAGTAACGGTTTAAATGTGAACTTTGATCGCCTTCAAGAAGCTCCTAAAGTAAAGGAATCGATTGAAAAAGCGTTTTCGCAAGCAGGCATTTCGCCCTATTGGAAAGTGGAGACTTTCCGCGAATACGAATTTACACGCGATTTGATCCAGCAGCTCGGAACCGAGCGTACTCTGTGGAGTTTGATTGCGACCGTGATTATCATTGTGGCTTGTTCAAATATCATTTCAATGTTAATCATTCTGGTAAATGACAAGAAAATGGAAATTGGAATTTTGCGATCAATGGGAGCATCCTCTTTGAGTATCGCCATGATTTTTGGATTTTGTGGCGTTGTCATGGGGCTAGCAGGAAGTTTGATTGGAGTGACAATTGCTTGGATTACTTTGAGCAATATACAAGTGTTAGTAGATCTCATCAGTCAGGTTCAGGGTTATCAAGCATTTAATCCCGCATTTTTTGGACGTTCTCTCCCTAATGAGATGAGTCTTGAAGCACTCTTTTTTGTCTTTGTGACAACTATTGTGATTTCATTGCTTGCAGGGATTGTTCCAGCAGTGAAAGCTTCTATGCTTCGACCATCAGCCATTTTACGATCAGAATAA
- a CDS encoding thioredoxin domain-containing protein, whose protein sequence is MPESSLARRAFSLSFLIVSLALASGMILTIVSWLKLCSVECSEGHKYRLFGFPFEVLGGIFFVGTGIVHFLSWRNSKLTFLTALLLVGGLGAELYFILMQKYQIGVWCPVCLGIAASIGIAALALAVEYGIHFRKILKLGDRGEIMKNIWKGASTCAIFCIGFALAFFGTSKFNPLQAAEKSLKDNLAFGNQDSQVDVYIFTDWVCPACRHIEPRLEGIVQAAGEKAKIYFIDLAVHPETMNFTPYNMSFMVHNKPAYFKLRKMLENISQETGTPSQEQIETEMRKLGQKFVELNYADVDVGNKYFKKLEKQFSVNKTPTLVVVNSEAKKGKKLSGGEITKENVLNSINLLSK, encoded by the coding sequence ATGCCCGAATCTTCTTTAGCTAGACGCGCTTTTAGTCTAAGCTTTTTGATTGTCTCCCTCGCGCTTGCCTCGGGAATGATTTTAACAATTGTTTCTTGGTTAAAGCTTTGCTCCGTTGAATGCTCGGAAGGACATAAATACCGGTTATTTGGATTTCCTTTTGAGGTTCTTGGGGGCATTTTTTTTGTAGGAACGGGGATTGTGCACTTTCTTTCTTGGCGCAATTCTAAACTGACCTTTTTAACAGCTCTTTTACTCGTTGGGGGATTAGGAGCTGAACTTTATTTTATCTTGATGCAAAAGTATCAAATTGGGGTCTGGTGTCCAGTTTGTTTGGGAATCGCAGCATCCATAGGCATAGCTGCATTGGCACTCGCAGTTGAATACGGCATTCATTTTCGTAAAATACTTAAATTAGGCGATCGAGGAGAGATTATGAAAAACATATGGAAAGGAGCTTCTACCTGTGCCATTTTTTGCATTGGGTTTGCGCTAGCTTTTTTTGGTACATCTAAATTTAACCCCTTGCAAGCAGCAGAGAAATCTTTAAAAGATAATCTGGCATTTGGAAATCAGGACAGTCAAGTGGACGTTTATATTTTCACAGACTGGGTATGTCCCGCATGTCGGCATATCGAGCCTCGTTTAGAAGGCATTGTTCAAGCAGCAGGGGAAAAGGCGAAGATTTATTTTATTGATCTTGCCGTGCACCCAGAAACCATGAATTTTACTCCATACAACATGTCTTTCATGGTTCATAATAAGCCTGCATACTTCAAATTGCGTAAAATGTTAGAGAATATTTCCCAAGAAACAGGGACGCCTTCTCAAGAGCAGATCGAAACAGAGATGCGTAAACTAGGGCAAAAATTTGTTGAGTTGAATTATGCCGATGTTGATGTAGGAAATAAATATTTTAAGAAGCTTGAAAAACAGTTTAGTGTTAATAAAACACCAACACTCGTGGTGGTCAATTCCGAAGCGAAAAAAGGAAAGAAGTTATCGGGTGGTGAGATTACAAAAGAGAATGTTTTGAACTCGATTAATCTTTTGTCGAAATAA
- the recD2 gene encoding SF1B family DNA helicase RecD2 yields the protein MQQIVTGYIERITFQNPETGYTVAQLKEAKRTDLVCVVGIMPTLQPGETVRCWGQWKRHLIHGNQFEVERYQVEAPADILGITKYLGSGLIKGIGPKYAARIVEKFGTETLDMIDRFPNKLSEIPGLGAKRIETIKTCWAEQKSIRDVMIFLQAHGVSPTYAQKIFKAYGTHSIAKVKENPFHLARDIFGIGFKTADLIAQKLGIDSKSSIRTDAGVEFVLSELASDGNVCYPVDLFIEEANKVLEIEQEKISERISVLKEQGRVEHFKLIHAGEPLQFIWLKPLFVAEVGIAREIQRLLSAPVVLRDVDVDKALQWIQAVHCIDLAVNQKEAVAQALFQKMHIITGGPGTGKSTITKAILGITEKLTSKILLAAPTGRAAKRMSEITGKKASTIHSLLEYDFKGKGFKRNRSSPLVCDLLIIDESSMIDTFLMYSLLKAIPDNARVIFVGDINQLPSVGPGNVLQDLIASQVVSVTTLNEIFRQAAGSFIITNAHRINRGMFPDIRNLSQSDFFFVEAQETEDVLKQIVALVSQRLPKKYDFHPSDDIQVLAPMKKGNIGIDNLNAVLQETLNPNQTPLMRQGRKLMVNDKVMQIRNNYSKEVFNGDIGRIVDIDHVEQQVVVKVEEREICYEFSELDEIVLAYAVSIHKYQGSECPCVVIPVHTSHFKLLYRNLLYTAVTRGKKLVVLVGTKKALSIAVRNDEIKKRYTGLKQALVELNTAVSSI from the coding sequence ATGCAGCAAATTGTAACAGGATATATTGAACGGATTACTTTTCAAAATCCAGAAACCGGCTATACTGTGGCCCAGCTTAAAGAAGCAAAGCGTACGGATTTAGTTTGTGTCGTGGGCATTATGCCAACCCTACAACCAGGAGAGACAGTTCGTTGCTGGGGGCAATGGAAAAGGCATTTAATCCATGGCAATCAATTTGAAGTTGAGCGTTATCAAGTAGAAGCTCCTGCGGATATTTTAGGTATTACAAAATACTTGGGATCGGGGTTGATTAAAGGGATTGGTCCAAAATATGCTGCTCGGATTGTGGAGAAATTTGGGACTGAAACGTTAGACATGATCGACCGTTTCCCGAACAAGCTTTCAGAAATACCGGGGCTTGGTGCGAAGCGGATAGAAACAATTAAAACATGCTGGGCGGAGCAAAAATCCATTCGGGATGTCATGATTTTTTTGCAAGCTCATGGCGTAAGTCCCACTTATGCTCAAAAAATTTTCAAAGCCTATGGCACCCACAGCATTGCAAAAGTTAAAGAGAATCCTTTTCATCTTGCTCGAGACATTTTTGGAATTGGCTTTAAAACCGCCGACTTAATTGCTCAAAAACTAGGGATTGATTCCAAGTCGAGCATTCGTACAGATGCAGGTGTCGAATTTGTTCTTTCTGAGCTTGCCAGCGACGGGAATGTCTGCTATCCGGTCGATCTATTTATTGAAGAAGCCAATAAAGTATTGGAAATAGAGCAGGAGAAGATCTCCGAAAGAATTTCTGTATTAAAAGAGCAGGGACGTGTTGAGCATTTTAAATTGATTCATGCTGGAGAACCTTTACAATTTATTTGGTTAAAACCTTTATTTGTTGCTGAAGTGGGGATTGCGCGCGAGATTCAACGATTGTTGTCTGCTCCGGTTGTTTTGAGAGACGTTGATGTCGATAAAGCCTTACAGTGGATTCAAGCGGTGCATTGCATCGATCTAGCAGTCAATCAGAAGGAAGCTGTTGCTCAAGCTTTATTCCAAAAGATGCATATTATTACAGGTGGACCAGGAACAGGAAAAAGCACCATTACAAAAGCTATCCTAGGTATCACGGAAAAATTGACTTCTAAAATTCTTCTGGCTGCTCCCACAGGCAGGGCAGCTAAGCGCATGAGTGAAATTACAGGCAAAAAGGCTTCAACCATCCATAGCTTGCTTGAATATGATTTCAAAGGAAAAGGATTTAAGCGTAATCGTTCTTCTCCCCTGGTGTGTGACTTATTGATCATCGATGAATCTAGCATGATTGATACCTTTTTGATGTACAGCTTGCTTAAAGCGATTCCTGACAACGCTCGTGTGATTTTTGTGGGAGATATTAATCAGCTGCCGAGCGTGGGACCAGGGAACGTATTGCAAGACTTAATTGCTTCCCAAGTGGTGAGTGTAACCACGCTTAATGAAATTTTTCGACAGGCTGCGGGATCCTTTATTATTACAAATGCGCATCGAATTAACCGCGGAATGTTCCCCGATATTCGCAATCTCAGTCAAAGTGATTTTTTCTTTGTAGAAGCACAGGAAACAGAAGATGTTTTAAAACAAATTGTGGCCTTAGTCTCTCAACGTCTGCCCAAAAAATATGATTTTCATCCCTCGGATGATATTCAAGTTTTAGCCCCTATGAAAAAAGGGAATATAGGCATCGACAATTTAAATGCCGTTCTACAAGAAACCTTAAATCCAAATCAGACTCCTTTAATGCGTCAGGGTCGTAAGCTAATGGTCAATGATAAGGTGATGCAAATTCGCAATAATTACTCAAAGGAAGTCTTTAATGGGGATATTGGACGCATTGTGGATATTGACCATGTCGAACAACAAGTTGTAGTAAAAGTTGAAGAGCGTGAGATTTGTTATGAATTTTCCGAATTAGATGAAATTGTTTTAGCTTATGCCGTTTCCATACATAAATATCAAGGAAGTGAATGTCCCTGTGTGGTGATCCCTGTGCATACCAGTCATTTTAAGCTTTTATATCGAAATCTTCTTTATACAGCTGTGACGCGAGGAAAAAAACTTGTCGTTTTGGTCGGGACAAAAAAAGCTTTATCCATCGCTGTGCGCAATGATGAAATCAAAAAACGGTATACGGGTCTTAAACAAGCTTTAGTGGAATTAAACACTGCAGTTTCGTCGATATGA
- a CDS encoding multidrug effflux MFS transporter: MLEVRKKVPSFLLLTLLLGFPQISETIYTPSLPDIAHSLQTTEHLVELTLSVFFIGFAMGVFLWGILADFLGRRTSILCGLGVYLIGTLLCSLAPSIYYLLAFRWIQALGSSVGSVVTQTMIRDTYEGKERNQLFSALGAPLAISPAIGPFLGGYIDQLFGWNANFYALLVLGICILLYAWKALPETRPMHCRVQGWSVMTLVAKKMVNDCKIWGYVLLIGGSNGILFSYYAEAPFLFIDLLKLTPGQYGLMGIAVATPFFLASFVSHHLNKQWQGERIIFLGCAIVFVGSCSLAFNAMLGLIATKWGGTAFMALILPLLFLFFGIGLVISNSLSLALVDYQEARGIAGSLLGLFYYFVIAALTAIMGLIHTGTPYPLPCYFIVMSLLLFCGYKMVKASQKDVQVKNA; this comes from the coding sequence ATGCTAGAAGTTAGAAAAAAGGTCCCTTCATTTTTATTGCTGACACTCCTACTCGGATTTCCGCAAATTAGCGAAACCATTTATACCCCTTCATTGCCAGATATCGCGCATTCCCTCCAAACAACCGAGCATTTGGTTGAATTGACGCTTAGCGTTTTTTTTATAGGATTTGCGATGGGCGTTTTTTTATGGGGAATCCTTGCTGACTTTCTTGGTCGTCGCACTTCCATATTATGTGGATTGGGAGTGTATTTAATTGGAACTTTGCTTTGTAGCCTTGCACCCTCTATCTATTATTTATTAGCGTTTCGCTGGATCCAAGCGCTTGGTTCAAGTGTTGGATCTGTTGTCACACAAACGATGATACGTGATACATATGAAGGGAAAGAGCGCAATCAGCTGTTTTCTGCGTTAGGTGCACCTTTGGCTATATCTCCTGCGATTGGACCATTTTTGGGTGGATATATCGATCAGCTATTTGGGTGGAATGCGAATTTTTATGCATTATTGGTCCTTGGCATTTGCATTTTGCTCTATGCGTGGAAAGCTTTGCCAGAAACACGTCCCATGCATTGCCGGGTGCAAGGTTGGAGCGTGATGACTTTGGTTGCCAAAAAAATGGTAAACGACTGCAAAATTTGGGGCTATGTTCTGTTAATTGGAGGTAGCAATGGAATTTTATTTAGCTATTATGCTGAAGCTCCTTTTCTATTTATTGATTTATTAAAGCTGACTCCTGGGCAATATGGGCTAATGGGAATTGCTGTGGCGACTCCATTTTTTCTCGCTTCCTTCGTTTCACATCATTTAAATAAACAGTGGCAAGGCGAGCGCATTATTTTTTTAGGATGTGCGATCGTTTTTGTTGGGTCCTGTTCGTTAGCATTCAACGCGATGTTAGGTTTGATTGCGACTAAATGGGGAGGAACTGCTTTTATGGCATTAATTTTGCCACTCCTTTTTCTCTTTTTTGGAATCGGATTAGTTATTTCAAATAGTTTGAGTTTGGCCTTGGTGGATTATCAAGAGGCCCGAGGAATTGCAGGCTCTTTGCTTGGCCTATTTTATTATTTTGTAATTGCTGCTTTAACAGCTATTATGGGGCTAATTCACACGGGGACTCCTTATCCTTTGCCATGCTATTTTATAGTAATGAGTCTACTTTTATTTTGTGGCTATAAAATGGTAAAAGCCAGTCAAAAAGATGTTCAGGTAAAAAATGCCTAG
- a CDS encoding iron dependent repressor, metal binding and dimerization domain protein: protein MKKKIHRAVPFIATRNHHLLEVAEDYVEIVQDLITAKGEARVCDIAEYLGVSHVTVIRAVERLKKKGYLTSQQHQPVTLTAEGEKLAAFCKKRHKFLLVYLMALGVPEDIAAIDVEGMEHHISQVTMEAFQKHLEFLQK from the coding sequence ATGAAAAAAAAAATTCATCGGGCCGTACCTTTTATTGCCACTCGAAATCACCATCTTTTAGAAGTTGCGGAGGATTATGTGGAGATTGTGCAAGACTTAATCACGGCAAAAGGCGAGGCCAGAGTCTGCGACATTGCTGAATATTTGGGGGTTTCCCATGTAACGGTTATTCGCGCTGTCGAACGCCTAAAGAAAAAGGGTTATTTAACTTCTCAGCAACACCAACCAGTAACCCTAACTGCTGAAGGTGAAAAGCTCGCTGCTTTCTGTAAAAAGCGACACAAATTCCTTTTAGTCTATTTAATGGCTTTGGGTGTTCCCGAAGATATCGCTGCTATTGATGTGGAAGGAATGGAGCATCACATTAGCCAAGTAACGATGGAGGCTTTTCAAAAGCATTTAGAATTTTTACAAAAATAA
- a CDS encoding LysR family transcriptional regulator, whose amino-acid sequence MSKFDQILYFMAIVEANSFAKAAKKLSISTAAVSKQMHLLEKHLGVELIHRTTRRLELSESGKLYFEHCKKIVHEMEEAERLISNVRAEPRGNLFVVSGRHFAQHYILPFLCEFVQAYPHVCLNLELAERIPDLYQEKIDLVIGYSIPGPELAVQRKIATTTYVLCASPNYLHKYGTPLKPADLTNHIYITHSMRKPDDKLSFNDGSEIHLNPMLKLNDSNALAQCAIAGLGIIKIHHYIVAEALEKGSLVEILASYKEPKTPIYLYYQESRHLQPKIRYFIDFVLSHISTQHKVGSTPVI is encoded by the coding sequence ATGAGTAAATTCGATCAAATTTTGTATTTTATGGCGATTGTAGAAGCAAACAGCTTTGCTAAAGCCGCAAAGAAATTGAGCATTTCAACGGCAGCTGTCAGTAAACAAATGCATCTTCTCGAAAAACATTTAGGAGTAGAGCTCATTCACCGCACAACTCGCCGATTGGAATTATCTGAATCGGGAAAATTATACTTTGAGCATTGCAAAAAGATTGTGCATGAAATGGAGGAAGCTGAAAGATTGATTTCAAATGTACGAGCTGAACCAAGAGGAAATTTATTTGTCGTAAGCGGCAGACATTTTGCCCAGCACTATATTCTACCTTTCTTATGCGAATTCGTTCAGGCTTATCCGCACGTTTGCCTGAATTTAGAACTGGCAGAGAGAATTCCTGATCTTTATCAAGAGAAAATCGATCTTGTGATTGGATATTCCATCCCAGGCCCAGAATTAGCTGTTCAACGAAAAATTGCCACTACCACTTATGTGCTATGTGCCTCACCCAATTATCTACACAAATACGGAACCCCTCTAAAGCCAGCAGACCTAACTAACCACATTTACATTACGCATAGCATGCGCAAACCGGATGACAAGCTATCATTCAATGATGGGAGTGAAATTCACCTGAATCCGATGCTAAAATTAAATGATTCTAATGCTCTTGCTCAATGCGCAATTGCGGGATTAGGGATCATTAAAATTCACCATTATATTGTTGCAGAAGCACTTGAAAAAGGGTCTCTCGTAGAAATTTTAGCTAGCTACAAGGAGCCTAAGACTCCCATTTATCTCTATTATCAGGAAAGTCGCCATTTACAACCTAAAATTCGATACTTCATTGACTTTGTTTTAAGCCACATCTCAACACAGCATAAAGTTGGCTCTACCCCAGTTATTTAA
- a CDS encoding phospholipase D-like domain-containing protein yields the protein MKRGDGSGFNLEWIKKIFWILAFSFTAYGLFKIEQKLLSVDLPEPGQNVKIYANQVRDDLQLTFCTAISQAKKSIVLIIYSLQDQKILHALQKKANEGVRVKIFCDVGVRNSIMYQLGPHVEMVKIESKKLMHQKILLIDEEQIWIGSSNMTTDSLRMYGNLVVGMVHPEFAGLILRKVDEFSPNAHRKAIPKQTFAVGKQRVEFWFLPDNPEADKHLIQLINQAQKDIRIAMYTWTHRELALAVIHAFKRGVHVEVVIDAKAGKGAGAAIVKLLKQEKIPASLSLPGPMLHHKFAYIDHKILVNGSTNWTKGAFADNDDCFMVIYDLSVEQQAKMDALWDVIVLESEPI from the coding sequence ATGAAAAGGGGTGATGGCTCTGGCTTCAATCTGGAATGGATAAAAAAGATTTTTTGGATTTTAGCCTTCAGCTTTACAGCTTATGGCCTCTTTAAAATCGAACAGAAGCTTCTTTCTGTTGATTTACCAGAACCAGGCCAAAATGTCAAAATTTACGCCAATCAAGTTCGAGACGATTTACAACTTACCTTTTGCACAGCCATTTCTCAAGCCAAAAAATCGATCGTCTTAATTATCTATTCCCTCCAGGATCAAAAAATATTACACGCACTCCAAAAAAAAGCGAATGAAGGTGTGCGTGTTAAAATTTTCTGTGATGTGGGTGTGAGAAATTCGATCATGTATCAACTGGGTCCCCATGTGGAGATGGTGAAAATCGAAAGCAAGAAACTTATGCATCAGAAGATTTTGTTGATAGATGAAGAACAGATTTGGATTGGATCTTCGAATATGACGACAGATTCCCTCAGAATGTATGGAAATCTTGTGGTGGGAATGGTGCACCCTGAATTTGCGGGACTTATTCTTCGAAAGGTGGATGAATTCTCCCCAAATGCACATAGAAAAGCGATTCCTAAACAGACATTCGCGGTTGGCAAGCAGCGTGTCGAATTTTGGTTTTTGCCAGACAATCCTGAGGCCGATAAACATCTCATCCAATTGATTAATCAGGCTCAGAAAGATATTCGCATTGCCATGTATACATGGACACATCGAGAACTTGCATTAGCTGTTATCCATGCATTTAAAAGGGGAGTGCATGTCGAAGTGGTCATTGATGCTAAAGCAGGGAAGGGGGCGGGAGCGGCGATTGTTAAATTGTTGAAGCAGGAGAAGATTCCTGCGTCACTGAGCCTTCCGGGGCCTATGCTACATCACAAATTTGCTTACATTGACCATAAAATTTTGGTTAATGGGTCGACAAATTGGACAAAAGGGGCTTTTGCTGACAATGACGATTGTTTTATGGTGATTTACGATTTAAGCGTGGAACAACAGGCCAAAATGGATGCTTTGTGGGATGTTATTGTGTTAGAATCAGAACCAATTTAG
- a CDS encoding phosphotransferase: MKVIRSVLLFLCLAANLCATTLENALQECFPKIEQSEITAKLLLGGFSTDEKYIVTLNNQKYVLRLYELTENSKIDSELYMLNLASQLGIGPTIFYVAKDKSFVLMEFFEGGTITFDQVRTREACVSIAKAIKILHSTPTQEWIHYDCLALYKDAYYFLVHKAGKKPEFDEAINMMSDAYVELNKLSIEKVNTHSDLNARNIFIINGQAKFIDWGDVNYHDPFYDLALFSMFTAYTHELEELLLQTYLGREIEITDWQKFHQSKLIAYSTIIINAFYICFASNPSAEMIDDHQSHEFLIKQFVDYSDSSHSFLMNIANTLLREGRKLKASL; the protein is encoded by the coding sequence ATGAAAGTTATTAGAAGCGTTTTACTTTTTTTGTGTTTAGCTGCGAATCTTTGCGCGACAACTTTAGAAAATGCCCTACAGGAATGCTTTCCGAAAATTGAACAAAGTGAGATTACTGCAAAATTGTTGCTTGGAGGATTCTCTACAGATGAAAAGTATATTGTCACTCTAAACAACCAAAAATACGTTCTGCGCCTTTACGAGCTGACAGAGAATTCGAAAATAGACTCTGAGCTGTATATGCTAAATCTCGCAAGTCAGCTTGGGATCGGTCCTACAATCTTTTACGTAGCTAAGGACAAAAGCTTTGTCCTCATGGAATTCTTTGAAGGGGGAACGATCACGTTTGACCAGGTGCGTACTCGAGAAGCCTGTGTCAGCATTGCAAAGGCAATTAAAATCCTGCATTCAACGCCAACTCAAGAATGGATCCATTACGATTGCCTTGCACTTTACAAAGACGCTTATTATTTTTTGGTCCATAAAGCAGGCAAAAAACCTGAGTTTGATGAAGCGATCAATATGATGAGTGATGCTTATGTGGAGTTGAACAAGCTGTCGATCGAAAAAGTGAATACACATTCTGATCTTAATGCTCGTAATATATTCATTATCAATGGACAAGCGAAATTCATCGATTGGGGTGACGTAAACTACCATGATCCATTTTATGATCTAGCTTTATTTTCGATGTTTACAGCATACACCCACGAATTAGAAGAACTTTTACTGCAAACCTACCTTGGCAGAGAAATTGAAATCACTGATTGGCAAAAATTCCATCAATCCAAGCTCATTGCATATTCTACGATCATTATAAATGCTTTTTACATATGTTTTGCTTCAAATCCATCTGCTGAGATGATCGATGATCACCAAAGTCACGAATTTTTGATTAAGCAATTTGTCGATTATTCTGACAGTTCACATTCATTTTTAATGAACATTGCCAACACATTACTTAGAGAGGGACGTAAATTAAAAGCATCACTATGA